One part of the Diadema setosum chromosome 6, eeDiaSeto1, whole genome shotgun sequence genome encodes these proteins:
- the LOC140229741 gene encoding uncharacterized protein, producing the protein MSDLRQMRVAELREKCDELGLSHDGLSKAELIEMLQPHVNSAGAGSETGSSNAPQTEGNVELEMMRLRVESERMQHELRLAEIQAETRRVELEKEENIEKARIQLEREVRLAQNAAQRQGPATHHRPDNLKELLPRLKEGDDVDAFLRTFEKVAKLHGWEKELWAGRLAPLLTGKAREAYSRLDDDVCGNYDVIKKAILLKYELTPDAYRQKFRRMNKRGDESYVEYGTRMRDAFDRWGEGVGAKGNVRKLEDMILQENLLDHVPPDLKLWLLDNHAADFGQLISLADEYTTTRRSLNHTYKGPRTDRGNSNNLPSGQAGKEKPKGQVQNSQNNRKDREAVKCYKCGKPGHIAPNCPNKQGGGPSDKGSGVAKGYLCRADQVDPKHKPYMSEADVNGKKIQLLRDTGATQTLVRPEYVHANAYTGQSVRIGGVTGNEVDVPLALIHLVSEPYSISGYVVVGVIDTLSVDMILGNELLNDRLQELQLQDPVMVVTRGQQAKMAEQETGKNEGGRPQNDKDVGSDRCATPSLLMLSKSELGKDQREDGTLKLVREKALPSDTDAGDECYFYWEGGILFRHWRKKGATQGQEFRQVVVPKQYRRELLGMAHDNLMAGHLGIEKTKDRILRNYYWPGLFRDVSEYIRTCEPCQKTSSKRGGKVPMVQVPIIGEPFQRIALDIVGPLPKSKKGNMYILVICDYSTRYPEAIPLRSTNADKIADELIKLFSRVGVPQEILTDQGSNFMSKLMVQVCESLGIRKIRTSPYHPQSNGLVERFNSTLKGMLKPYMDEGKCNWDEHLPYVLFA; encoded by the coding sequence ATGAGTGACTTGCGACAAATGAGGGTGGCCGAGTTGAGGGAGAAGTGTGATGAGTTGGGCTTGTCCCATGACGGGCTTAGTAAGGCAGAATTGATTGAAATGCTACAGCCTCATGTAAATTCAGCAGGGGCGGGGTCTGAGACAGGATCTAGCAATGCTCCCCAAACTGAAGGTAATGTAGAGCTCGAAATGATGCGTCTGCGCGTTGAGAGCGAAAGGATGCAGCATGAACTACGTCTGGCAGAAATTCAGGCTGAGACTAGGCGCGTAGAGTtagagaaggaagaaaatattgaaaaagcTCGTATACAGCTGGAAAGGGAGGTGCGATTAGCGCAAAATGCTGCGCAGAGGCAGGGGCCAGCGACCCATCATAGGCCAGATAATTTGAAAGAATTGCTGCCCAGACTCAAAGAAGGAGATGATGTAGATGCGTTTCTGCGCACTTTTGAAAAAGTTGCGAAACTTCACGGTTGGGAAAAGGAGTTGTGGGCAGGAAGACTAGCACCCCTACTCACAGGGAAAGCACGCGAAGCTTATTCTAGACTAGACGATGATGTGTGTGGCAACTACGATGTGATCAAAAAAGCAATTCTGCTTAAATATGAGCTAACGCCAGATGCCTACAGGCAAAAATTTCGGAGAATGAATAAACGCGGGGATGAAAGCTACGTAGAGTATGGAACGAGGATGCGCGATGCATTTGATAGGTGGGGAGAGGGAGTAGGAGCAAAGGGGAACGTGAGGAAACTTGAGGACATGATCCTACAAGAAAACCTGCTGGATCACGTTCCTCCTGATTTGAAGCTGTGGTTACTCGATAACCATGCAGCTGATTTTGGGCAATTGATTAGTCTAGCCGACGAGTATACCACTACCAGGAGGAGCCTAAACCATACCTATAAGGGCCCTAGGACTGATAGAGGGAACAGCAATAACCTCCCATCAGGCCAGGCTGGGAAGGAAAAACCAAAGGGGCAAGTTCAAAACTCCCAGAACAATAGAAAGGATCGGGAAGCAGTAAAGTGTTACAAATGTGGTAAGCCAGGCCACATCGCCCCTAACTGCCCTAATAAGCAGGGGGGAGGGCCCTCTGATAAGGGGAGTGGCGTAGCTAAGGGCTATTTATGTCGGGCAGATCAAGTGGACCCTAAACATAAGCCATACATGAGCGAGGCTGATGTGAATGGGAAGAAAATACAGTTGTTACGGGATACGGGTGCGACCCAAACATTAGTGAGGCCAGAATATGTACATGCTAATGCCTACACAGGGCAGAGTGTGAGGATAGGGGGTGTGACAGGGAATGAGGTTGATGTCCCATTAGCCCTCATACATCTTGTGAGTGAGCCATACTCCATCTCGGGATACGTTGTGGTAGGAGTAATTGACACTCTCTCTGTAGACATGATACTAGGCAATGAGCTTTTGAATGATAGATTGCAAGAATTGCAACTGCAGGACCCTGTTATGGTTGTCACAAGGGGGCAGCAAGCCAAGATGGCTGAACAGGAAACAGGGAAGAATGAGGGAGGAAGACCCCAAAATGACAAAGACGTAGGTAGTGATAGGTGTGCTACTCCAAGCCTACTGATGCTCTCAAAATCTGAGCTAGGAAAGGACCAAAGGGAGGATGGGACTCTAAAATTGGTTCGGGAAAAGGCCCTCCCCTCTGACACAGATGCAGGGGACGAGTGCTATTTCTACTGGGAGGGGGGAATCCTCTTCCGGCACTGGAGGAAAAAGGGGGCAACCCAGGGGCAGGAGTTTCGGCAAGTAGTAGTTCCAAAACAGTACCGGCGGGAGCTGCTGGGGATGGCCCATGACAATCTCATGGCGGGGCACCTGGGCATCGAAAAGACAAAAGATAGGATCCTCCGGAATTACTACTGGCCAGGGCTTTTTAGAGACGTTTCAGAGTATATTCGAACATGTGAGCCCTGCCAGAAGACTAGTAGCAAGAGGGGTGGTAAAGTGCCCATGGTTCAGGTGCCCATCATAGGTGAGCCATTCCAACGAATTGCTCTAGATATAGTGGGGCCCCTGCCCAAATCAAAGAAGGGCAACATGTACATTCTAGTCATTTGTGACTACTCGACGAGGTACCCAGAAGCAATCCCCCTTCGTTCCACCAATGCTGACAAGATTGCTGATGAGCTCATCAAGCTTTTCTCTCGGGTGGGGGTACCACAAGAAATTCTCACCGACCAAGGTTCCAATTTCATGTCAAAACTGATGGTTCAAGTGTGCGAGAGCTTAGGAATCAGGAAGATAAGGAcgagcccctatcacccccaaaGTAACGGGCTAGTAGAACGTTTCAATTCCACACTGAAAGGGATGCTAAAGCCGTACATGGATGAGGGAAAATGCAATTGGGATGAGCATCTTCCTTATGTCCTGTTCGCATAG